From a single Brassica napus cultivar Da-Ae chromosome C9, Da-Ae, whole genome shotgun sequence genomic region:
- the LOC111209353 gene encoding auxin response factor 2 produces the protein MTSSEAINVAVSGEGQKGHSNRVVDAEAALYRELWHACAGPLVTVPRQDDRVFYFPQGHIEQVEASTNQAAEQQMPLYDLPSKILCRVINVDLKAEVDTDEVYAQITLLPEAIQDENAIEKEAPPPPPPRFQVHSFCKTLTASDTSTHGGFSVLRRHADECLPPLDMSRQPPTQELVAKDLHANEWRFRHIFRGQPRRHLLQSGWSVFVSSKRLVAGDAFIFLRGENGELRVGVRRAMRQQGNVSSSVISSHSMHLGVLATAWHAISTGTMFSVYYKPRTSPSEFIVPFDQYMESVKNNYSIGMRFKMRFEGEEAPEQRFTGTIVGIEDSDPTRWAKSKWRSLKVRWDETSSIPRPDRVSPWKLEPALAPPALSPVTMPRPKRPRSNIAPSSHDSSMLIREGSAMGNKDPLPASGFSRVLQGQEHPTLRTKHTETVECDAPESSVVWQSSADDDKVDVVSASRRYENWMSSGRHESAYTDLLSGFGANVDPSPGHQIPFYDHSSLPSVAANKFIGDRDGKFDYFANQWQMMHSGLSLTLHEFPKIPAASDTSFQGRGNAKYGEYPVLHSLTTENAGGNWPIRPRAVNYFEEAVQAHAQAQAREHVTKRPEMVEETAKSRDGNCRLFGIPLVNNVNGTDSTMSPRNNFNDTAGLTQMTSPKVQDLSDQSKGSKSTNDQREQGRPFQANHPHPKDVHTKTHSSRSCTKVQKQGIALGRSVDLSKFQNYKELIAELDRMFEFNGELMAPKKDWLIVYTDDENDMMLVGDDPWQEFCGMVRKISIYTKEEVRKMNPGTLGCRSEEEAVVGEGSDPKDAKSASNPSLSSAGHS, from the exons ATGACGAGTTCTGAGGCCATAAACGTCGCCGTTTCCGGCGAGGGGCAAAAAGGTCATTCTAACCGTGTTG TGGATGCTGAAGCTGCTCTGTATAGAGAGCTGTGGCACGCTTGTGCTGGTCCTCTCGTGACGGTGCCTAGACAAGATGACAGAGTCTTCTACTTCCCTCAGGGACACATCGAGCAG GTGGAGGCGTCGACTAACCAAGCAGCTGAACAGCAGATGCCTCTCTATGATCTTCCTTCTAAGATCCTTTGTCGAGTTATTAATGTTGATTTAAAG GCAGAGGTTGATACCGACGAGGTTTATGCGCAGATTACTCTTCTTCCCGAAGCTATT cAAGACGAGAATGCGATTGAGAAAGAGGCgccgcctcctcctcctcctaggTTTCAGGTGCACTCGTTCTGCAAAACCTTGACTGCGTCTGACACAAGTACGCATGGTGGATTCTCTGTGCTGAGGCGGCATGCGGATGAATGTCTCCCACCTCTG GATATGTCACGTCAGCCTCCTACTCAAGAGTTAGTTGCAAAGGATTTGCATGCAAATGAGTGGCGTTTCAGGCATATTTTCCGAG GTCAACCACGAAGGCATTTGCTTCAGAGTGGATGGAGCGTGTTTGTTAGCTCCAAGAGGTTGGTTGCAGGCGATGCATTTATATTTCTAAG GGGTGAGAACGGAGAATTACGTGTGGGTGTAAGGCGTGCAATGCGACAACAGGGAAATGTGTCATCTTCTGTAATATCGAGCCACAGCATGCATCTTGGAGTATTAGCCACCGCATGGCACGCCATTTCAACAGGAACCATGTTTTCAGTCTATTATAAGCCAAG GACAAGCCCATCTGAGTTTATTGTTCCGTTTGATCAGTATATGGAGTCTGTGAAAAATAACTACTCCATAGGCATGAGGTTTAAAATGAGATTTGAAGGCGAAGAGGCTCCTGAGCAGAG GTTTACTGGCACAATTGTTGGGATTGAAGACTCTGACCCCACGAGGTGGGCTAAATCAAAGTGGAGATCCCTCAAG GTAAGATGGGATGAGACTTCTAGTATTCCTCGCCCTGATAGGGTATCTCCGTGGAAGCTAGAGCCAGCACTTGCTCCTCCGGCTTTGAGTCCTGTTACCATGCCCAGGCCTAAGAGGCCCAGATCCAACATAGCTCCTTCATCTCACGACTCTTCCATGCTCATAAGAGAAG GCTCAGCTATGGGAAACAAGGACCCTTTACCGGCAAGTGGATTTTCAAGGGTCTTGCAAGGTCAAGAACACCCGACCTTGAGAACGAAACATACTGAGACTGTAGAGTGCGATGCTCCTGAGAGTTCTGTTGTGTGGCAATCCTCAGCTGATGATGACAAGGTTGATGTGGTTTCGGCTTCTAGAAGATATGAGAACTGGATGTCCTCTGGCAGACATGAATCTGCTTACACGGATTTGCTTTCTGGGTTTGGGGCGAACGTAGATCCATCACCCGGTCATCAGATACCTTTTTATGACCATTCATCACTACCTTCTGTGGCCGCAAATAAATTCATTGGTGATAGGGATGGCAAGTTTGATTATTTTGCTAACCAGTGGCAGATGATGCACTCTGGTCTTTCCCTGACGTTACATGAATTTCCTAAGATCCCTGCGGCATCTGATACCTCTTTTCAAGGGCGAGGCAATGCCAAATATGGAGAATATCCGGTGCTTCATTCTCTGACGACTGAGAACGCTGGTGGTAACTGGCCAATACGTCCACGTGCTGTGAATTATTTCGAGGAAGCGGTTCAAGCTCATGCGCAAGCTCAGGCTAGGGAGCATGTAACAAAACGACCAGAGATGGTAGAGGAGACGGCAAAGTCGAGAGATGGGAACTGCAGGCTTTTTGGCATTCCTCTGGTCAACAATGTGAatgggacagattcaactatGTCTCCGAGAAACAACTTCAATGATACTGCGGGGCTTACGCAGATGACATCTCCAAAGGTTCAGGATCTTTCTGATCAGTCTAAAGGGTCGAAATCAACTAATGATCAACGTGAACAAGGAAGACCATTTCAAGCTAATCATCCCCATCCGAAGGACGTTCATACTAAAACGCATTCAAGTAGGAGTTGCACAAAG GTTCAGAAGCAGGGGATTGCACTTGGCCGGTCAGTGGATCTCTCAAAGTTCCAGAACTACAAAGAGTTGATAGCTGAATTGGATAGGATGTTTGAGTTCAACGGAGAGTTGATGGCTCCTAAGAAGGATTGGCTGATAGTTTACACAGACGATGAGAATGATATGATGCTTGTTGGAGACGATCCTTGGCA GGAGTTTTGTGGGATGGTTCGTAAAATCTCCATATACACGAAAGAGGAAGTGAGGAAGATGAACCCGGGAACTCTAGGCTGTAGGAGCGAGGAAGAAGCAGTTGTTGGGGAAGGATCGGATCCAAAGGACGCCAAGTCTGCATCGAATCCTTCACTGTCCAGCGCCGGACActcttaa
- the LOC125593319 gene encoding auxin response factor 2-like isoform X2, translating to MPLYDLPSKILCRVINVDLKITLFLQPIQDENAIEKEAPLPPPPRFQVHSFCKTLTASDTSTHGGFSVLSRHADECLPPLDMSRQPPTQELVAKKLHANEWRFRHIFRGQQRRHLLQSGWSVFVSSKRLVAGDAFISLRVRMGNYVWV from the exons ATGCCTCTCTATGATCTTCCTTCGAAGATCCTTTGTCGAGTCATTAATGTTGATTTAAAG ATTACTCTTTTTCTGCAACCTATT CAAGACGAGAATGCAATTGAGAAAGAGGCACCTCTTCCTCCGCCCCCCAGGTTCCAAGTGCATTCCTTCTGCAAAACCTTGACTGCTTCGGACACAAGTACGCATGGTGGATTTTCTGTGCTTAGCCGACATGCTGATGAATGTCTCCCGCCTCTG GATATGTCACGTCAGCCTCCTACTCAGGAGTTAGTAGCAAAAAAATTGCATGCAAATGAGTGGCGTTTTAGACATATTTTCCGAG GTCAACAACGAAGGCATTTGCTTCAGAGTGGGTGGAGCGTGTTTGTTAGTTCCAAGAGGCTGGTTGCAGGCGATGCATTTATCTCTCtaa GGGTGAGAATGGGGAATTACGTGTGGGTGTAA
- the LOC125593319 gene encoding auxin response factor 2-like isoform X1, which yields MPLYDLPSKILCRVINVDLKITLFLQPIQDENAIEKEAPLPPPPRFQVHSFCKTLTASDTSTHGGFSVLSRHADECLPPLDMSRQPPTQELVAKKLHANEWRFRHIFRGQQRRHLLQSGWSVFVSSKRLVAGDAFISLSFVGFWFMVFLICIYMFS from the exons ATGCCTCTCTATGATCTTCCTTCGAAGATCCTTTGTCGAGTCATTAATGTTGATTTAAAG ATTACTCTTTTTCTGCAACCTATT CAAGACGAGAATGCAATTGAGAAAGAGGCACCTCTTCCTCCGCCCCCCAGGTTCCAAGTGCATTCCTTCTGCAAAACCTTGACTGCTTCGGACACAAGTACGCATGGTGGATTTTCTGTGCTTAGCCGACATGCTGATGAATGTCTCCCGCCTCTG GATATGTCACGTCAGCCTCCTACTCAGGAGTTAGTAGCAAAAAAATTGCATGCAAATGAGTGGCGTTTTAGACATATTTTCCGAG GTCAACAACGAAGGCATTTGCTTCAGAGTGGGTGGAGCGTGTTTGTTAGTTCCAAGAGGCTGGTTGCAGGCGATGCATTTATCTCTCtaagttttgttggtttttgGTTCATGGTATTCTTGATTTGTATCTATATGTTTAGTTGA
- the LOC125593319 gene encoding auxin response factor 2-like isoform X3 — translation MPLYDLPSKILCRVINVDLKITLFLQPIQDENAIEKEAPLPPPPRFQVHSFCKTLTASDTSTHGGFSVLSRHADECLPPLDMSRQPPTQELVAKKLHANEWRFRHIFRGQQRRHLLQSGWSVFVSSKRLVAGVRMGNYVWV, via the exons ATGCCTCTCTATGATCTTCCTTCGAAGATCCTTTGTCGAGTCATTAATGTTGATTTAAAG ATTACTCTTTTTCTGCAACCTATT CAAGACGAGAATGCAATTGAGAAAGAGGCACCTCTTCCTCCGCCCCCCAGGTTCCAAGTGCATTCCTTCTGCAAAACCTTGACTGCTTCGGACACAAGTACGCATGGTGGATTTTCTGTGCTTAGCCGACATGCTGATGAATGTCTCCCGCCTCTG GATATGTCACGTCAGCCTCCTACTCAGGAGTTAGTAGCAAAAAAATTGCATGCAAATGAGTGGCGTTTTAGACATATTTTCCGAG GTCAACAACGAAGGCATTTGCTTCAGAGTGGGTGGAGCGTGTTTGTTAGTTCCAAGAGGCTGGTTGCAG GGGTGAGAATGGGGAATTACGTGTGGGTGTAA